A section of the Labrus bergylta chromosome 21, fLabBer1.1, whole genome shotgun sequence genome encodes:
- the prdm9 gene encoding histone-lysine N-methyltransferase PRDM9 codes for MSARSSGVEWVETTEEVVITEEILSTVNNTTAVIPGLEPAETPIQRLLETVGHGDNPEADDGFYCKECLPLFQDQSDPADINGPSFILDFPTSMGVPQRALLTIPYGLMIGRSSIPGAGVGVINHGPTVSPGMHFGPIEGEVTTKENAVESDFSWEIYKGKDEYEYIDAAGDLHSNWMRYVNFARNKDETNLLAVQYKGSILFHCCRTVSPGDELMVWPSSKLLDHFSEAWMQVWLMRLNATENNSAASHQLFLCSHCQLSFTTEAFLQRHTQHFHTQPKEDCTPPAAEAMEPENPATNDDCEASLVVLSVDPVDSHTCGDCGKVFKQMPHLRRHKLCVHSNKRPYCCPQCRRSFSQASGLIRHQLVHRKQTGTNETDAVPDQKEPEESLTMRSELLNAAPPAEETKEVDMTEDPQEAVDVNETETASTETSQSSCLDCGKSFTSEAYLRKHKLTIHKGIRPYVCTVCQKCFGQYSDLNRHLRGHQIQNKRAKKPNPEESTSSPFGCAECSLAFASAESLQQHTRENHSEETTAGNEDDDQSCDPDFNPPKSVAEKAESIKPIPSQRPQRLGARSKVSAITKLIAPKRRAAACKKPMNTPVQTENSSPEAEEPPAKNAKSKKYKWFSCNRCKRTYGTQEELKAHKCALRQHKCGQCGATFIKSGFLKRHEQTAHVDSKSFSCERCGKAFTTSANLKQHQKSNKCKKYHCTSELFSCSFCQFSFTLKSYLMKHIKRHHPAEYLSLQDSDGLADQLEEEEGKECVCPHCGENFSGSKALKSHACFQQVKVLYLCTDCGKGFTNHFGLKQHQRIHTGEKPYSCPHCSKSFSYTGQLNVHLRTHTGEKPYLCTHCGESFRQSGDLKRHERKHTGVRPYSCPECCKSFSRPQSLKAHQMLHLGQRMFKCAQCGKSFSRNYHLRRHHQKMHL; via the exons ATGTCGGCCAGGAGCAGCGGCGTGGAGTGGGTTGAGACAACAGAGGAGGTCGTTATAACAGAGGAGATCCTTTCCACTGTGAACAACACCACTGCAG TGATTCCAGGCTTGGAACCAGCAGAAACTCCAATCCAGAGGTTACTGGAAACTGTGGGACATGGAGATAATCCAGAGGCTGATGATGGTTTCT ATTGCAAGGAGTGTCTGCCTCTCTTTCAGGACCAGAGTGATCCTGCTGACATCAACGGCCCGTCTTTTATCCTGGATTTCCCAACGAGCATGGGCGTCCCCCAAAGGGCCCTGCTCACGATTCCCTATGGCCTCATGATAGGAAGATCTAGTATTCCCGGGGCAGGCGTAGGGGTCATAAATCATGGGCCGACGGTGTCTCCGGGAATGCATTTTGGACCCattgagggagaagtgacaacAAAGGAGAATGCAGTAGAGAGTGACTTCTCCTGGGAG ATTTACAAAGGAAAAGATGAGTACGAGTACATTGATGCCGCTGGAGATTTACACTCAAACTGGATGAG GTACGTAAACTTTGCTCGTAACAAAGACGAGACGAACCTGCTGGCGGTTCAGTACAAAGGTAGCatcctgtttcactgctgtcGCACCGTTTCGCCTGGAGATGAGCTCATGGTGTGGCCCAGCAGCAAACTTCTGGACCATTTCAGTGAAGCCTGGATGCAGGTGTGGCTGATGAGGCTGAACGCGACAG AAAATAATTCTGCAGCATCACATCAGCTCTTCCTGTGCTCTCACTGTCAGCTGTCCTTCACCACGGAGGCgttcctccagcgacacacacaacacttccACACACAGCCGAAAGAAGACTGTACACCGCCGGCTGCTGAGGCCATGGAACCAGAAAATCCCGCCACCAACGACGACTGCGAGGCATCGCTGGTGGTTCTATCCGTCGATCCCGTCGATTCCCACACGTGCGGCGACTGCGGGAAGGTTTTCAAGCAGATGCCTCACCTGCGGAGGCACAAACTCTGCGTCCACTCCAACAAGCGTCCCTACTGCTGCCCGCAGTGCAGGCGGAGCTTCAGCCAGGCGTCTGGCTTAATCAGACACCAGCTGGTTCACAGAAAGCAGACCGGTACAAACGAGACAGACGCTGTTCCAGATCAGAAGGAGCCGGAAGAGAGCCTAACTATGAGGTCAGAACTCTTAAACGCTGCACCTCCAGCTGAGGAAACAAAAGAAGTGGATATGACTGAGGATCCACAAGAAGCTGTGGACGTTAATGAAACTGAAACGGCTTCTACAGAAACGTCCCAGTCGAGTTGTTTAGACTGCGGTAAGAGCTTCACAAGTGAGGCGTACCTCAGAAAGCATAAGCTGACTATCCATAAAGGGATACGTCCGTACGTCTGCACCGTGTGCCAGAAGTGTTTCGGCCAGTACAGCGACCTGAACAGACACCTGCGTGGTCaccaaatccaaaacaaaaggGCCAAGAAACCAAATCCAGAAGAATCAACCTCATCGCCCTTTGGCTGTGCCGAGTGTTCACTTGCTTTTGCGTCGGCGGAGAGCCTTCAGCAACACACGAGAGAGAATCACTCCGAGGAGACGACAGCGGGAAATGAAGACGACGATCAGAGCTGCGATCCGGATTTCAATCCCCCAAAATCAGTGGCGGAAAAAGCCGAGTCCATCAAACCGATTCCCTCTCAGAGACCTCAGAGACTCGGAGCCAGATCTAAAGTTTCTGCCATAACCAAGCTCATAGCTCCAAAACGGCGGGCGGCCGCGTGCAAAAAGCCGATGAACACCCCCGTTCAGACCGAGAATAGCTCCCCCGAAGCAGAGGAACCTCCGGCAAAGAACGCAAAGTCAAAGAAATATAAATGGTTCAGCTGTAATCGCTGCAAACGGACATACGGAACCCAAGAGGAGCTTAAAGCTCACAAGTGCGCTTTGAGGCAGCACAAGTGCGGTCAGTGCGGGGCGACCTTTATCAAGTCGGGTTTCCTCAAGAGACACGAGCAGACGGCGCACGTGGACTCGAAGTCTTTCAGCTGTGAGCGCTGCGGGAAAGCCTTCACCACCTCTGCTAACCTCAAACAGCATCAGAAGAGCAACAAGTGTAAGAAGTATCACTGCACGTCCGAGCTCTTCTCCTGCTCCTTCTGCCAGTTCTCTTTCACTCTGAAGAGTTACCTGATGAAACACATCAAGAGGCACCACCCGGCCGAGTATCTGTCGCTCCAGGACTCGGACGGCCTCGCGGATcagctggaggaagaggaggggaaagagTGCGTGTGCCCCCACTGCGGGGAGAACTTTTCAGGCAGCAAGGCGTTGAAGTCTCACGCGTGCTTCCAGCAGGTGAAGGTGCTCTACCTGTGCACCGACTGCGGGAAAGGTTTCACCAATCACTTCGGGCTCAAGCAGCACCAGCGCATTCACACGGGCGAGAAGCCGTACAGCTGCCCGCACTGCAGCAAGAGCTTCTCCTACACGGGCCAGCTCAACGTGCACCTCAGGACTCACACCGGGGAGAAGCCGTACCTGTGCACGCACTGCGGCGAGAGCTTCAGGCAGTCGGGGGACCTGAAGAGGCACGAGAGGAAGCACACGGGCGTTAGGCCCTACAGCTGCCCCGAGTGCTGCAAGAGCTTCAGCCGCCCGCAGAGTCTCAAAGCTCATCAGATGCTCCACCTGGGACAGAGGATGTTCAAATGTGCGCAGTGTGGGAAGAGCTTCTCCAGAAACTATCACCTCAGGAGACACCATCAGAAGATGCACCTGTAG